From a single Nostoc edaphicum CCNP1411 genomic region:
- the chlG gene encoding chlorophyll synthase ChlG, with protein sequence MSESTPITPDPNPSEALANNPSEQAIATSDRSAKTRQLLGMKGAAPGETSIWKIRLQLMKPITWIPLIWGVVCGAASSGNYTWTLENVLKVATCMLLAGPLMTGYTQILNDYYDREIDAINEPYRPIPSGAIPLPQVIIQIWVLLIAGIGLAFVLDVWSGHEFPTITAIAIIGSFIAYIYSAPPLKLKQNGWLGSYALGASYITLPWSTGHALFGDLNSTIVILTMFYSLAGLGIAIVNDFKSVEGDRQLGLNSLPVMFGITAASWICVVTIDVFQGLIAAYLVSIHENLYAAILVLLIIPQITLQDMYFLRDPVKNDVKYQASAQPFLVLGMLVTGLALGHAGV encoded by the coding sequence ATGTCAGAATCAACTCCCATTACCCCAGACCCCAACCCATCTGAGGCATTAGCAAATAATCCCAGTGAGCAAGCAATAGCAACGAGCGATCGCAGTGCGAAAACTAGACAGCTGCTAGGGATGAAAGGTGCAGCGCCAGGGGAAACCTCAATTTGGAAAATCCGTTTGCAGCTCATGAAGCCGATTACCTGGATTCCCCTAATTTGGGGCGTAGTCTGTGGTGCGGCTTCTTCTGGTAACTATACTTGGACACTGGAAAATGTGTTGAAGGTAGCAACCTGTATGTTACTGGCTGGGCCATTGATGACAGGTTACACCCAAATCCTCAATGACTACTACGATCGCGAAATCGATGCCATAAATGAACCCTATCGCCCGATTCCCTCTGGAGCAATTCCTCTACCCCAGGTAATTATTCAGATTTGGGTATTACTGATTGCTGGTATTGGTTTGGCATTTGTGCTAGATGTGTGGTCTGGTCATGAATTCCCGACAATTACAGCGATCGCAATCATCGGTTCTTTCATTGCCTACATTTATTCTGCACCTCCCTTGAAACTCAAACAAAACGGCTGGCTAGGTAGCTACGCCTTGGGTGCAAGCTATATCACCCTACCTTGGTCTACAGGACACGCTTTGTTTGGTGATCTAAATTCCACAATTGTGATTTTGACAATGTTCTACAGCTTGGCTGGATTGGGCATTGCTATTGTGAATGATTTTAAGAGTGTAGAAGGCGATCGCCAGCTAGGATTAAATTCACTACCCGTAATGTTTGGCATCACCGCCGCATCTTGGATTTGTGTAGTGACAATTGATGTCTTTCAAGGATTGATTGCAGCTTATCTCGTCAGCATCCATGAGAATTTGTATGCAGCGATACTAGTACTGCTAATCATCCCGCAAATCACCTTGCAAGATATGTATTTCTTGCGCGACCCCGTTAAGAATGATGTTAAGTACCAAGCCAGCGCCCAACCTTTCCTTGTTCTAGGAATGCTCGTCACTGGTTTAGCGCTGGGTCATGCTGGCGTTTAA
- a CDS encoding MDR/zinc-dependent alcohol dehydrogenase-like family protein: MKGLWLENNQLQLRTDIAIPEPPPGEALVRVLRAGICNTDLELLRGYYPYTGILGHEFVGVVEQGPEHLVNKRVVGEINAVCGHCRFCCSGQSTHCENRTVLGIVNRNGAFGEYLCLPIENLHPVPDNVPTEVATFTEPIAAALEIQQQVPLHPNNRVLVVGDGKLGQLVAQTLALTGCELLAVGRHQDKLANLEARGIKTGLANAVKDGYFDISVECTGNPEGFAIARRALRPRGTLVLKSTYSGKLSLDASSLVVDEITLIGSRCGPFAPALQLLATGQVNVQPLIHATYPLIEGLAAFEHAQSRGVLKILLDISH; this comes from the coding sequence ATGAAAGGACTCTGGCTCGAAAACAACCAGTTACAATTACGCACAGACATTGCCATTCCTGAACCACCACCAGGAGAAGCTTTAGTACGCGTCTTGCGTGCGGGTATCTGTAACACTGACCTGGAACTACTCAGAGGCTACTATCCCTACACTGGTATTTTAGGTCATGAATTTGTTGGCGTCGTTGAACAAGGGCCAGAACACTTAGTTAACAAACGCGTAGTTGGAGAAATCAACGCTGTGTGTGGGCATTGTCGCTTTTGTTGCAGCGGACAATCAACTCACTGCGAAAATCGTACAGTTTTGGGTATTGTCAACCGGAATGGAGCCTTTGGTGAATATCTCTGTTTGCCAATAGAGAATCTGCATCCTGTACCTGATAATGTGCCAACAGAAGTAGCAACATTTACAGAACCCATAGCAGCAGCTTTGGAAATTCAGCAGCAAGTGCCATTACATCCAAATAATCGGGTGCTAGTGGTTGGAGATGGCAAACTAGGGCAGTTGGTAGCCCAGACATTAGCTTTAACCGGCTGTGAACTCTTAGCTGTGGGGCGTCATCAAGACAAACTGGCTAACTTAGAGGCACGGGGGATTAAAACTGGTTTAGCTAATGCTGTGAAAGATGGATATTTCGATATCTCAGTAGAATGTACTGGTAATCCAGAAGGATTTGCGATCGCCCGCCGCGCCCTACGTCCCCGTGGTACGCTTGTACTGAAAAGTACTTATTCTGGCAAACTCAGTCTAGATGCTTCTTCTTTAGTAGTAGATGAAATCACCCTCATCGGTTCTCGTTGTGGTCCCTTTGCCCCAGCCCTTCAGCTACTAGCTACAGGACAAGTTAATGTGCAACCTCTAATTCATGCCACCTACCCCCTCATTGAAGGGCTTGCGGCTTTTGAACACGCTCAGAGTCGGGGTGTTTTGAAAATATTGTTAGATATTAGTCATTAG
- a CDS encoding inositol monophosphatase family protein: MNDFWTTILDFAQTTTTRVGKQLMQDFGKVQADQKADGSLVTQADKWADQEIRDAIASNFSGYGILSEESDQSFPGTEWCWVIDPLDGTTNFTRGIPLWTISLGLLYRGTPIFGYVYAPTLNQAFHGFWAGSSGLATPTGAFLNHHPIHTSVDSPSNNHFFNLCSRSTAVIKNGFPCKIRMLGVASYNFLTVATGATLGGIEATPKVWDIAGAWVIVQAAGGVWSSLNSEPFPLSAGEDYSDRSFPTLVVSRPELVPVFQPFLKGVKI, encoded by the coding sequence ATGAATGATTTTTGGACAACAATTCTGGATTTTGCCCAAACTACCACTACTAGGGTGGGCAAGCAGCTAATGCAAGATTTTGGGAAAGTACAGGCTGACCAAAAAGCTGATGGTAGTTTGGTGACGCAAGCAGATAAATGGGCAGATCAGGAAATTCGAGATGCGATCGCTTCTAATTTTTCTGGTTACGGCATTTTGAGCGAAGAGAGTGATCAGTCGTTTCCCGGTACTGAGTGGTGCTGGGTAATTGATCCTCTCGACGGTACAACCAACTTCACACGCGGCATTCCTCTCTGGACAATATCTCTGGGTTTACTGTATCGAGGCACACCCATTTTTGGGTATGTTTACGCACCAACCTTGAATCAAGCTTTTCATGGTTTCTGGGCAGGTTCATCTGGTTTGGCAACACCAACAGGAGCATTTCTCAACCACCACCCCATCCACACAAGTGTTGATAGTCCCAGCAATAATCACTTTTTTAACCTCTGTTCTCGCAGCACCGCAGTTATCAAAAACGGCTTTCCCTGTAAAATTCGGATGTTGGGTGTAGCTAGCTATAACTTTTTGACAGTTGCTACTGGGGCTACTCTGGGTGGGATTGAGGCGACACCAAAAGTTTGGGATATAGCGGGGGCTTGGGTAATTGTTCAGGCTGCTGGTGGTGTGTGGTCATCGCTGAATTCAGAGCCATTTCCATTGTCAGCAGGAGAAGATTATAGCGATCGCTCTTTTCCTACCCTTGTGGTTAGTCGTCCCGAATTAGTTCCGGTATTCCAACCTTTTCTCAAAGGCGTAAAAATTTAA
- a CDS encoding BCD family MFS transporter, which produces MASGEVFDTKTKSLSVPRVNLLTMFRLGLFQMGLSMMSILTLGVLNRVMIQEIAIPATLVSVVLALPLFVAPSRIWFGQISDAKPLWGYHRTAYVWVGAAIFAIAAFLAVQVMWQMNLAGNSSGNWVWTTQTIGWTALLALVFAVYGLGICASGTAFAALLVDISEEDNRSKVVGVVWSMLMVGIIVGAIISASLLKQLTPEATVETLQPAINRLFTIVPAIVFGLAIAATFGVEKKYSQYSTRSTLVNREDSITLGNAWKILTASPQTGIFFTFLLVMTISLFMQDPILEPYAGQVFKMPLAESTKLNIFYGTGLLIAYGVTGFYIVPRLGKRRTARLGCMLVAFCAILLGISGFTANAAVLKLGLVLFGLATGFLTTAAISLMLDLTAAEAAGTFIGAWGLAQSLSRGVAVVIGGTVLDIGRRLLPSLELAYGLVFALEAVGMVVSIWFLNRVNVTEFQTSAKQAIASVLESDLD; this is translated from the coding sequence ATGGCAAGCGGTGAAGTATTTGATACCAAAACCAAATCCCTATCTGTGCCAAGAGTAAACCTGCTGACCATGTTCCGGCTGGGTTTATTTCAGATGGGATTGAGCATGATGTCTATCTTGACTCTGGGGGTACTCAACAGAGTCATGATTCAAGAAATAGCAATTCCGGCGACGCTGGTATCAGTAGTTTTAGCACTGCCTTTATTTGTTGCTCCTTCACGTATCTGGTTTGGCCAGATTTCCGATGCTAAACCTTTATGGGGATACCACCGTACAGCCTATGTTTGGGTGGGCGCGGCAATATTTGCGATCGCAGCATTTTTAGCTGTACAAGTAATGTGGCAGATGAATCTGGCTGGAAATAGTTCAGGTAATTGGGTATGGACAACCCAAACAATCGGTTGGACAGCACTTTTGGCTTTAGTTTTCGCTGTATACGGTCTAGGAATTTGTGCCAGCGGTACTGCCTTTGCTGCTTTGTTGGTGGATATATCTGAAGAAGATAACCGTTCTAAAGTAGTCGGTGTGGTTTGGTCGATGCTAATGGTGGGGATTATTGTTGGGGCGATTATTAGTGCCAGCTTGCTGAAACAGTTAACGCCAGAAGCAACTGTAGAAACCTTGCAGCCAGCAATCAACAGATTGTTTACTATCGTCCCTGCAATTGTATTTGGTTTAGCGATCGCAGCAACATTCGGCGTAGAAAAAAAGTATTCCCAATACTCAACCCGTTCTACACTGGTGAACCGGGAAGATAGCATTACTCTGGGCAATGCTTGGAAAATCTTGACAGCTAGCCCACAAACAGGTATATTTTTTACCTTTTTATTGGTGATGACTATCAGTTTGTTTATGCAAGACCCGATTTTGGAACCCTATGCGGGTCAAGTGTTTAAAATGCCTCTGGCGGAAAGCACCAAATTAAACATTTTTTATGGAACAGGTCTACTGATTGCCTACGGCGTTACGGGCTTTTACATTGTTCCGCGTTTGGGTAAGCGCAGAACTGCCCGTCTAGGCTGTATGTTGGTAGCATTCTGTGCAATTTTGCTCGGTATATCAGGATTCACAGCTAATGCAGCAGTTCTCAAACTAGGTTTGGTCTTATTCGGTTTAGCCACAGGTTTCTTAACAACGGCTGCAATTAGCTTGATGTTGGATCTTACCGCAGCGGAAGCCGCAGGTACATTTATTGGGGCATGGGGATTAGCGCAGTCTCTTTCTAGAGGTGTGGCGGTAGTAATCGGAGGTACAGTTTTGGATATTGGACGCCGGCTGTTACCAAGCCTAGAGTTAGCTTATGGACTGGTATTTGCTTTAGAAGCCGTGGGAATGGTGGTATCGATTTGGTTTCTGAATCGGGTGAACGTCACAGAATTTCAAACAAGTGCCAAGCAAGCGATCGCATCTGTTTTAGAAAGCGATTTAGACTAA